The DNA window ACGACCCGCAGCACGCTGAACCCCTCGATCGCCGCCTGCGCCAGAATCGCCCCGCTCATCAGCGCGGCCAGCACCATCACCAGCCGCACGATGAACTCGATGCGCCGCTGCAAGGGCGTCTTGTCGGTGGTCGAGCGCCGCGCCTCGGCGGTCAGCCGCCCCGCGTAGCTGTGCGCGCCCACGTCCCGTGCCTGCTGATGCCCGCCCCCGGCCACGCACAGGCTCCCGGACCGCAATTCATCACCGGGGTGTTTGACTACCGGGTCGCTCTCCCCGGTCAGCAGCGACTCGTCAGCCTCCAGCCGCCCGCCGTCGAGCAGCGGCCCGTCCACCACGATCTGATCACCGGGCCGGACCCGCAGCACGTCGCCCCGCACCACCAGCTCCGGCGAGATCTCCAACTCCTGACCGTCCCGGATCACCATCACCCCGGCCCGGTCCAGCAGTTGCAATCGGTCAAGCTTCCGCTTGGCCCGAATCTCCTGCGCCGCGCTGATCACCGCATTGATCAGACCAAGTCCGACACTGACCAGCGCGTCGCTGTACCGCTCCAGTGCCAGCAGCGCGGCGCCGATCACGAACAGAATCAGATTGAAGAACGAAAAGACATTGGTCCGCAGGATCTCGCCGTAACTCCGCGAGCCCCCCTGCACCGCGGCGTTGCCCTCACCCCGCCGCCGCCGAACCTCAGCCTCCGCGCCGGTCAGCCCCTCGGCCGGCGCGAGCATCACCTGTTCCATTCGATCGCCCCGGATCAAAAGTACATTTCGGGCGAGCTTTTTTCCTTTGTACGCGTAACCGGTCGCCCCCAACCGCACCAGCGCAGTCCCCGGGAGTCCGCGCGACCACGCCAGCGGCGCAAGGCCGTCCGGCGCCTCCCGCGACGGCTGCCCACGCACGCCCCGTCAAACCGCCACGCCCCGTCAAACCGCCGCGCCCTGTTAAACCGCCACGCCCCGCCACGCCGCAGCCTCGTCGTACAGCCCCTCCAGCCGCCGCGTCTGTTCCTTCAGGTCGAAGCGATCCGTCACCCGCCGATGCCCCAGCGCCCCCATCCGCCGCCGCAGCGCCGCGTCCCCGAGCAGCCGCCCGATCGCCGCCGCGAGTCCGGCCGGATCCCCCTCCGCACAAAGCAGCCCGGTCTCCCCGTCGACCACCGCCTCCGGGATACCGCTGTGCCGGGTGGCCACCACCGGCAGTCCCAGCGCGGCGGCTTCCAGGATCGTCGTGGGCAGCCCCTCGGTGTCCCCGTCCGGCGCGATCTTGGAAGGCGCCACCAGCATCCGGGACTCGGCGAGGTGGCGCTGCACGACGAGGGGCGGGTGACTGCCGAGGAACGTGGCGTCCAGCCCCAGCTGTTCGGCCCGCGCCCGCATCGACGGCTCCAGCGGACCGTCCCCGATGAACAACGCCCGAGGCCGCGGCGAATGTATCGACGCCAGGGCGGTGAGCAGGTCGTCCACCCCCTTCTTCGGGACGAACCGGCCCACGAACGCGACGTCCCACCGTTTCGGGACGACGGGCGGGGACACCGGAACAGGCACGCCGGTGTAGTGAACGCGTACCCGATCGGGGTCTGCGCCGCAGGCGATGGCTCTTTCCCTGATCACCTCGGAGACGGCGACGACCAGGGCGGCGCGCCGGAACACGGTACGCAGGTTCTGCCGGTACCGGATGCCGCGCACGCCCGGGCTCTCCGGCTGGCGGGTGACGTCGTGGCCGTGCACGGTGACGACGAGCGGGACGCCGAGGCGGGCCGCCGCGCCGCTGGCCAGCCAGCCGTCCCCGCCGAAATGCGCGTGGACCAGGTCCGGCCGCTGGGCGGCGAGAACCCGGTCGAGGCGGGGTGACGAGCCGGTGAGGCGCAGGCGCAGGAAGGCCCGCCGATCCGCCCCAAACGCGATCACGTCGTCCGGGCGGGACAGCGGCGACGCGGTACGGGTGGCGCCGACGTACGTGGGCCGCCACCGGGTCAGCGCGTCACCCTGCCCGCGGACGAACGTCTCGGACCCGGCGAGCAGGGCACTGCGCCAGATCACCACACGAGAGGGATCAGGCGACATGCCGGCGACTCACGATCATGTCGCGGACCCGGTGGCGCAGCGACGGCGGCAGCGCCCAGATCTGCAGGTGCGTCAGGTAGTCGAGGGCACCGGGCCGGCCGTTGCCGCGAGCCTCGGCGAGCAGCTCACGGAAGTGCCTGTGGTCCCGGCCGGGCGCGGCCATCGAGCTGAGCACGCTGAGCGCGAACGCCGCGTACGCCCGCGGGGTGAACAGCGACCGGTTTGCGCGCAGCCAGGCGAGCTGCTGCTCGTACGGCATCTCCAGGCTGATCCGATGCCGATCCTCGTCCTGGTGCCAGAGCACGAGCGGCTCCGCCGCGTAGATCAGCTCGACGCCGTCGTGGCGGACCGCCCGCAGCGTCCAGTCGAGTTCCTGCTGGCGGCGCAGCCCCACGGTGAACGGCACGGCGCGCATCAGCTCCGTCGGCGCCATGATCGTGGAAGTCTGGATGAACCCGTCGCCGTAGAACAGTCCCCGCCGCACGGTGAAGTACTCGCTGAGCGGCTCACCGTCCGACGGCAGCCGGCGCGGCATCACCGAGTCGGCGCGCGGGGTGCGGTTGATCAGCCGGGTGGCGACGACCGGGTACGCCGCGCCGGACCGCCCGGCCAGCTCCAGCTGGGTGGCGATCTTCGCGGGCAGCCATTCGTCGTCGTCGTCGAGGAACGCGGTGAACCGGGCCCGGGCCTCGCGGACGCCGACATTGCGGGCGTACGGGGCCCGGCCACGTTCCGGGAGCACCACGACACGCAGCCGGGGGTCGCCGATGCCGGACAGCTCCTTGACGGTCTCCTCGTCGGGGCCGTCCACGACCACGATCACTTCGAGGGCGCGGTGCGTCTGTCCCAGCGCGGACGCGACGGCACGGGTGGCGAGATGCGGTCGGTTGCACGTCGGGATGACGACGCTGACATCCAGCTCGGTCGACATGAGGCCCGACGCTAGGTGCGGAAGGCGAGGGTTGCGGAAACAGCCCCCGACCAACAGGCGAACGCCCCCGGCCAACTAGCGAACGCCCCCGGCCAACTAGCGAACGCCCCGGCAACCGAA is part of the Actinoplanes missouriensis 431 genome and encodes:
- a CDS encoding glycosyltransferase is translated as MIWRSALLAGSETFVRGQGDALTRWRPTYVGATRTASPLSRPDDVIAFGADRRAFLRLRLTGSSPRLDRVLAAQRPDLVHAHFGGDGWLASGAAARLGVPLVVTVHGHDVTRQPESPGVRGIRYRQNLRTVFRRAALVVAVSEVIRERAIACGADPDRVRVHYTGVPVPVSPPVVPKRWDVAFVGRFVPKKGVDDLLTALASIHSPRPRALFIGDGPLEPSMRARAEQLGLDATFLGSHPPLVVQRHLAESRMLVAPSKIAPDGDTEGLPTTILEAAALGLPVVATRHSGIPEAVVDGETGLLCAEGDPAGLAAAIGRLLGDAALRRRMGALGHRRVTDRFDLKEQTRRLEGLYDEAAAWRGVAV
- a CDS encoding glycosyltransferase family 2 protein, with protein sequence MSTELDVSVVIPTCNRPHLATRAVASALGQTHRALEVIVVVDGPDEETVKELSGIGDPRLRVVVLPERGRAPYARNVGVREARARFTAFLDDDDEWLPAKIATQLELAGRSGAAYPVVATRLINRTPRADSVMPRRLPSDGEPLSEYFTVRRGLFYGDGFIQTSTIMAPTELMRAVPFTVGLRRQQELDWTLRAVRHDGVELIYAAEPLVLWHQDEDRHRISLEMPYEQQLAWLRANRSLFTPRAYAAFALSVLSSMAAPGRDHRHFRELLAEARGNGRPGALDYLTHLQIWALPPSLRHRVRDMIVSRRHVA